The following are encoded in a window of Megachile rotundata isolate GNS110a chromosome 2, iyMegRotu1, whole genome shotgun sequence genomic DNA:
- the Appl gene encoding amyloid-beta-like protein isoform X3, with translation MMGMLVPALLGVLVVCRVQAVSERLELAPAGGRSEPQVATLCEAGEVYLAQHMGEQGRWVSSTDKKSCMTDKLEILEYCKKAYPKRDITNIVESSHYVRVSGWCKPGRTKCKLSRWVKPYRCLEGPFQSDALLVPEGCLFDHLHNQTKCWESHRWNTTAADTCRERNMNLRSFAMLLPCGISLFSGVEFVCCPKHLKENMKAKKPIDLPIPKGVDEDLDEDEDDLDDEDDMGADADDEDDSDADSEDVLNDQPDDDESDEEYLDDYDTTTSRLPTTISTIEKPKQDATAMPLPVSTSTQQSSQSQSTPDPYLTHFDPRSEHQSYKQAQMRLEEVHKEKVTKVMKDWSDLEEKYQDIRAHDPIAADAFKRWMTTRFQETVAALEESGAAEKHQLSAMHQQRVQEAVKQRNDEAMSCYTAALNETPPNMHRIQKCLQKLLRALHKDRHHTIAHYKHLLDSSLEQAQREKPATLEHLAEIDRITNQSLLMLERSKDETPGLLLAMTREAEAAILDKYQADVTSKQQEKEHQKQLERARKEQRKAERGELRTEQAQQEENDPINDNKDTQQQPEQPSAVAAMHSEGLIRAAHSMTHDISHSEPGYSVRREAYHRESRSVYFTLAFAGIALMAAAVVGVAVFKRRSARSPHSQGFIEVDQAATPEERHVANMQINGYENPTYKYFEVKE, from the exons GCGGTGTCGGAGAGGCTCGAGTTGGCACCCGCTGGAGGAAGATCTGAGCCCCAG GTGGCCACATTATGCGAAGCTGGAGAGGTGTATCTGGCACAGCACATGGGCGAACAGGGTCGTTGGGTTTCCTCGACCGACAAGAAAAGCTGCATGACGGATAAACTGGAGATCCTCGAATATTGCAAAAAG GCATACCCGAAGAGAGACATCACTAACATCGTTGAGTCCTCGCACTACGTGAGGGTTAGTGGATGGTGCAAACCAGGAAGGACCAAATGTAAATTGTCACGTTGGGTCAAACCTTACAGATGCCTCG AGGGACCATTCCAAAGTGACGCGTTACTCGTGCCAGAAGGTTGCCTCTTCGACCACCTCCACAATCAAACTAAATGTTGGGAATCCCACAG ATGGAACACAACCGCCGCAGACACCTGCAGAGAAAGAAACATGAACCTGAGGAGCTTCGCGATGCTACTACCCTGCGGTATCTCCTTGTTCTCCGGTGTCGAGTTCGTGTGCTGCCCGAAACACCTGAAAG AAAATATGAAAGCCAAGAAGCCGATCGATTTGCCGATTCCGAAAGGTGTGGACGAGGACCTAGACGAGGACGAAGATGACCTTGATGACGAGGATGACATGGGTGCCGACGCGGATGACGAAGATGATTCCGATGCTGATTCTGAGGACGTGCTTAACGACCAACCTGACGATGATGAAAGCGATGAGGAATATCTCGACGATTACGACACCACGACAAG TCGGTTACCTACAACAATCTCAACAATAGAGAAACCAAAACAAGATGCGACTGCGATGCCGTTGCCAGTCAGCACCAGCACACAGCAGTCTTCTCAGTCACAAAGCACACCGGATCCGTATCTGACACATTTTGATCCCCGTTCAGAACACCAGAGCTACAAGCAAGCACAAATGAGGCTTGAAGAGGTGCACAAGGAGAAAGTGACAAAA GTGATGAAGGATTGGAGTGATCTCGAGGAGAAATATCAGGACATCCGTGCGCATGATCCGATCGCTGCTGATGCGTTCAAACGATGGATGACCACACGGTTCCAGGAGACTGTTGCTGCCCTGGAAGAAAGTGGAGCCGCCGAGAAGCATCAACTTAGCGCTATGCATCAGCAAAGAGTGCAA GAAGCGGTGAAACAAAGGAACGACGAAGCAATGTCCTGCTACACTGCTGCTTTGAACGAGACACCACCAAAC ATGCATCGCATCCAGAAGTGTCTGCAGAAACTTCTTCGAGCTCTGCACAAAGATAGACATCATACCATTGCCCACTACAAACATCTGTTAGATAGCAGCTTGGAACAAGCCCAACGAGAAAAACCTGCCACGTTAGAACACTTGGCGGAAATCGATAGAATCACCAATCAAAGTCTGTTGATGCTAGAACG GAGCAAAGATGAGACTCCTGGACTGCTGCTAGCGATGACACGAGAAGCGGAAGCAGCCATCTTAGATAAATATCAGGCTGACGTTACCAGCAAACAGCAAG AAAAAGAACATCAGAAACAACTTGAACGAGCACGCAAAGAACAACGCAAAGCTGAACGAGGAGAATTACGTACTGAACAGGCGCAGCAAGAAGAAAATGACCCAATAAACGATAACAAAGATACTCAACAGCAACCAGAACAACCCTCAGCTGTGGCTGCGATGCACAGTGAAGGACTCATTAGGGCAGCACACAGTATGACGCATGACATTTCACATTCTGAACCG ggTTACTCTGTGAGGAGAGAAGCTTATCACAGGGAAAGTCGATCCGTCTACTTTACACTTGCGTTTGCTGGAATTGCACTCATGGCTGCTGCTGTAGTAGGTGTTGCAGTCTTCAAAAGACGCAGTGCAAGGAGCCCTCATAGTCAG GGTTTCATCGAGGTAGATCAAGCAGCCACACCAGAGGAACGGCATGTTGCAAACATGCAAATTAATGGATATGAAAATCCTACATACAAATACtttgaagttaaagaataa
- the Appl gene encoding amyloid-beta-like protein isoform X2 — protein MMGMLVPALLGVLVVCRVQAVSERLELAPAGGRSEPQVATLCEAGEVYLAQHMGEQGRWVSSTDKKSCMTDKLEILEYCKKAYPKRDITNIVESSHYVRVSGWCKPGRTKCKLSRWVKPYRCLEGPFQSDALLVPEGCLFDHLHNQTKCWESHRWNTTAADTCRERNMNLRSFAMLLPCGISLFSGVEFVCCPKHLKENMKAKKPIDLPIPKGVDEDLDEDEDDLDDEDDMGADADDEDDSDADSEDVLNDQPDDDESDEEYLDDYDTTTSRLPTTISTIEKPKQDATAMPLPVSTSTQQSSQSQSTPDPYLTHFDPRSEHQSYKQAQMRLEEVHKEKVTKDWSDLEEKYQDIRAHDPIAADAFKRWMTTRFQETVAALEESGAAEKHQLSAMHQQRVQEAVKQRNDEAMSCYTAALNETPPNMHRIQKCLQKLLRALHKDRHHTIAHYKHLLDSSLEQAQREKPATLEHLAEIDRITNQSLLMLERYPDLSAKIGRLMDDYVLALRSKDETPGLLLAMTREAEAAILDKYQADVTSKQQEKEHQKQLERARKEQRKAERGELRTEQAQQEENDPINDNKDTQQQPEQPSAVAAMHSEGLIRAAHSMTHDISHSEPGYSVRREAYHRESRSVYFTLAFAGIALMAAAVVGVAVFKRRSARSPHSQGFIEVDQAATPEERHVANMQINGYENPTYKYFEVKE, from the exons GCGGTGTCGGAGAGGCTCGAGTTGGCACCCGCTGGAGGAAGATCTGAGCCCCAG GTGGCCACATTATGCGAAGCTGGAGAGGTGTATCTGGCACAGCACATGGGCGAACAGGGTCGTTGGGTTTCCTCGACCGACAAGAAAAGCTGCATGACGGATAAACTGGAGATCCTCGAATATTGCAAAAAG GCATACCCGAAGAGAGACATCACTAACATCGTTGAGTCCTCGCACTACGTGAGGGTTAGTGGATGGTGCAAACCAGGAAGGACCAAATGTAAATTGTCACGTTGGGTCAAACCTTACAGATGCCTCG AGGGACCATTCCAAAGTGACGCGTTACTCGTGCCAGAAGGTTGCCTCTTCGACCACCTCCACAATCAAACTAAATGTTGGGAATCCCACAG ATGGAACACAACCGCCGCAGACACCTGCAGAGAAAGAAACATGAACCTGAGGAGCTTCGCGATGCTACTACCCTGCGGTATCTCCTTGTTCTCCGGTGTCGAGTTCGTGTGCTGCCCGAAACACCTGAAAG AAAATATGAAAGCCAAGAAGCCGATCGATTTGCCGATTCCGAAAGGTGTGGACGAGGACCTAGACGAGGACGAAGATGACCTTGATGACGAGGATGACATGGGTGCCGACGCGGATGACGAAGATGATTCCGATGCTGATTCTGAGGACGTGCTTAACGACCAACCTGACGATGATGAAAGCGATGAGGAATATCTCGACGATTACGACACCACGACAAG TCGGTTACCTACAACAATCTCAACAATAGAGAAACCAAAACAAGATGCGACTGCGATGCCGTTGCCAGTCAGCACCAGCACACAGCAGTCTTCTCAGTCACAAAGCACACCGGATCCGTATCTGACACATTTTGATCCCCGTTCAGAACACCAGAGCTACAAGCAAGCACAAATGAGGCTTGAAGAGGTGCACAAGGAGAAAGTGACAAAA GATTGGAGTGATCTCGAGGAGAAATATCAGGACATCCGTGCGCATGATCCGATCGCTGCTGATGCGTTCAAACGATGGATGACCACACGGTTCCAGGAGACTGTTGCTGCCCTGGAAGAAAGTGGAGCCGCCGAGAAGCATCAACTTAGCGCTATGCATCAGCAAAGAGTGCAA GAAGCGGTGAAACAAAGGAACGACGAAGCAATGTCCTGCTACACTGCTGCTTTGAACGAGACACCACCAAAC ATGCATCGCATCCAGAAGTGTCTGCAGAAACTTCTTCGAGCTCTGCACAAAGATAGACATCATACCATTGCCCACTACAAACATCTGTTAGATAGCAGCTTGGAACAAGCCCAACGAGAAAAACCTGCCACGTTAGAACACTTGGCGGAAATCGATAGAATCACCAATCAAAGTCTGTTGATGCTAGAACG GTATCCTGATTTAAGCGCGAAAATTGGCCGCCTTATGGATGATTACGTTTTGGCCCTCAGGAGCAAAGATGAGACTCCTGGACTGCTGCTAGCGATGACACGAGAAGCGGAAGCAGCCATCTTAGATAAATATCAGGCTGACGTTACCAGCAAACAGCAAG AAAAAGAACATCAGAAACAACTTGAACGAGCACGCAAAGAACAACGCAAAGCTGAACGAGGAGAATTACGTACTGAACAGGCGCAGCAAGAAGAAAATGACCCAATAAACGATAACAAAGATACTCAACAGCAACCAGAACAACCCTCAGCTGTGGCTGCGATGCACAGTGAAGGACTCATTAGGGCAGCACACAGTATGACGCATGACATTTCACATTCTGAACCG ggTTACTCTGTGAGGAGAGAAGCTTATCACAGGGAAAGTCGATCCGTCTACTTTACACTTGCGTTTGCTGGAATTGCACTCATGGCTGCTGCTGTAGTAGGTGTTGCAGTCTTCAAAAGACGCAGTGCAAGGAGCCCTCATAGTCAG GGTTTCATCGAGGTAGATCAAGCAGCCACACCAGAGGAACGGCATGTTGCAAACATGCAAATTAATGGATATGAAAATCCTACATACAAATACtttgaagttaaagaataa
- the Appl gene encoding amyloid-beta-like protein isoform X1: protein MMGMLVPALLGVLVVCRVQAVSERLELAPAGGRSEPQVATLCEAGEVYLAQHMGEQGRWVSSTDKKSCMTDKLEILEYCKKAYPKRDITNIVESSHYVRVSGWCKPGRTKCKLSRWVKPYRCLEGPFQSDALLVPEGCLFDHLHNQTKCWESHRWNTTAADTCRERNMNLRSFAMLLPCGISLFSGVEFVCCPKHLKENMKAKKPIDLPIPKGVDEDLDEDEDDLDDEDDMGADADDEDDSDADSEDVLNDQPDDDESDEEYLDDYDTTTSRLPTTISTIEKPKQDATAMPLPVSTSTQQSSQSQSTPDPYLTHFDPRSEHQSYKQAQMRLEEVHKEKVTKVMKDWSDLEEKYQDIRAHDPIAADAFKRWMTTRFQETVAALEESGAAEKHQLSAMHQQRVQEAVKQRNDEAMSCYTAALNETPPNMHRIQKCLQKLLRALHKDRHHTIAHYKHLLDSSLEQAQREKPATLEHLAEIDRITNQSLLMLERYPDLSAKIGRLMDDYVLALRSKDETPGLLLAMTREAEAAILDKYQADVTSKQQEKEHQKQLERARKEQRKAERGELRTEQAQQEENDPINDNKDTQQQPEQPSAVAAMHSEGLIRAAHSMTHDISHSEPGYSVRREAYHRESRSVYFTLAFAGIALMAAAVVGVAVFKRRSARSPHSQGFIEVDQAATPEERHVANMQINGYENPTYKYFEVKE, encoded by the exons GCGGTGTCGGAGAGGCTCGAGTTGGCACCCGCTGGAGGAAGATCTGAGCCCCAG GTGGCCACATTATGCGAAGCTGGAGAGGTGTATCTGGCACAGCACATGGGCGAACAGGGTCGTTGGGTTTCCTCGACCGACAAGAAAAGCTGCATGACGGATAAACTGGAGATCCTCGAATATTGCAAAAAG GCATACCCGAAGAGAGACATCACTAACATCGTTGAGTCCTCGCACTACGTGAGGGTTAGTGGATGGTGCAAACCAGGAAGGACCAAATGTAAATTGTCACGTTGGGTCAAACCTTACAGATGCCTCG AGGGACCATTCCAAAGTGACGCGTTACTCGTGCCAGAAGGTTGCCTCTTCGACCACCTCCACAATCAAACTAAATGTTGGGAATCCCACAG ATGGAACACAACCGCCGCAGACACCTGCAGAGAAAGAAACATGAACCTGAGGAGCTTCGCGATGCTACTACCCTGCGGTATCTCCTTGTTCTCCGGTGTCGAGTTCGTGTGCTGCCCGAAACACCTGAAAG AAAATATGAAAGCCAAGAAGCCGATCGATTTGCCGATTCCGAAAGGTGTGGACGAGGACCTAGACGAGGACGAAGATGACCTTGATGACGAGGATGACATGGGTGCCGACGCGGATGACGAAGATGATTCCGATGCTGATTCTGAGGACGTGCTTAACGACCAACCTGACGATGATGAAAGCGATGAGGAATATCTCGACGATTACGACACCACGACAAG TCGGTTACCTACAACAATCTCAACAATAGAGAAACCAAAACAAGATGCGACTGCGATGCCGTTGCCAGTCAGCACCAGCACACAGCAGTCTTCTCAGTCACAAAGCACACCGGATCCGTATCTGACACATTTTGATCCCCGTTCAGAACACCAGAGCTACAAGCAAGCACAAATGAGGCTTGAAGAGGTGCACAAGGAGAAAGTGACAAAA GTGATGAAGGATTGGAGTGATCTCGAGGAGAAATATCAGGACATCCGTGCGCATGATCCGATCGCTGCTGATGCGTTCAAACGATGGATGACCACACGGTTCCAGGAGACTGTTGCTGCCCTGGAAGAAAGTGGAGCCGCCGAGAAGCATCAACTTAGCGCTATGCATCAGCAAAGAGTGCAA GAAGCGGTGAAACAAAGGAACGACGAAGCAATGTCCTGCTACACTGCTGCTTTGAACGAGACACCACCAAAC ATGCATCGCATCCAGAAGTGTCTGCAGAAACTTCTTCGAGCTCTGCACAAAGATAGACATCATACCATTGCCCACTACAAACATCTGTTAGATAGCAGCTTGGAACAAGCCCAACGAGAAAAACCTGCCACGTTAGAACACTTGGCGGAAATCGATAGAATCACCAATCAAAGTCTGTTGATGCTAGAACG GTATCCTGATTTAAGCGCGAAAATTGGCCGCCTTATGGATGATTACGTTTTGGCCCTCAGGAGCAAAGATGAGACTCCTGGACTGCTGCTAGCGATGACACGAGAAGCGGAAGCAGCCATCTTAGATAAATATCAGGCTGACGTTACCAGCAAACAGCAAG AAAAAGAACATCAGAAACAACTTGAACGAGCACGCAAAGAACAACGCAAAGCTGAACGAGGAGAATTACGTACTGAACAGGCGCAGCAAGAAGAAAATGACCCAATAAACGATAACAAAGATACTCAACAGCAACCAGAACAACCCTCAGCTGTGGCTGCGATGCACAGTGAAGGACTCATTAGGGCAGCACACAGTATGACGCATGACATTTCACATTCTGAACCG ggTTACTCTGTGAGGAGAGAAGCTTATCACAGGGAAAGTCGATCCGTCTACTTTACACTTGCGTTTGCTGGAATTGCACTCATGGCTGCTGCTGTAGTAGGTGTTGCAGTCTTCAAAAGACGCAGTGCAAGGAGCCCTCATAGTCAG GGTTTCATCGAGGTAGATCAAGCAGCCACACCAGAGGAACGGCATGTTGCAAACATGCAAATTAATGGATATGAAAATCCTACATACAAATACtttgaagttaaagaataa